In Candidatus Aminicenantes bacterium, one genomic interval encodes:
- a CDS encoding tRNA guanosine(34) transglycosylase Tgt encodes MLFKPEILDRETQARTGRLITRHAEVETPVFMPVGTAGSVKALLPSQLSALGARIVLGNTYHLFVRPGLEVVRKFGGLHRFMGWPGALLTDSGGFQIFSLQGRTRVDDTGVGFQSHLDGTAFCLTPEDVVDIQRDLDSNIQMVLDHFAGYPATRDEDADARRRTLLWARRARNRFLEREEANAQFAIVQGGLHEDLRRESLEELVEVGFDGYAVGGLSVGEPREEFERIVAYTTPLLPRDRPRYLMGSGTPEEILHAVESGVDMFDCVMPTRNARNGCLFTRRGRLTIKNERFRHDPLPPDPGCSCYTCRNFSRAYLRHLYLSREINSAVLNTIHNICFYLDLLRDIRYSIRLNGFAAFKNAFLSQYLEGELL; translated from the coding sequence ATGCTCTTTAAGCCGGAAATCCTTGACCGGGAAACGCAAGCCCGTACAGGCAGGCTGATTACCCGGCATGCTGAGGTCGAAACCCCGGTTTTCATGCCCGTGGGAACCGCGGGCAGCGTCAAAGCCCTGCTTCCCTCTCAACTGTCCGCCCTGGGCGCCCGCATTGTTTTGGGAAATACCTATCACCTGTTTGTGCGTCCGGGGTTGGAGGTGGTGCGCAAATTCGGCGGGCTGCATCGTTTTATGGGTTGGCCGGGCGCGTTGTTAACGGACAGTGGCGGTTTTCAGATCTTTTCCCTGCAGGGGCGGACCCGGGTGGATGATACGGGAGTGGGTTTCCAGTCCCACCTGGATGGTACGGCTTTTTGCCTGACGCCGGAAGATGTGGTGGACATCCAGCGTGACCTGGATTCGAATATTCAGATGGTTCTGGATCATTTTGCCGGATATCCCGCTACCCGGGACGAGGATGCGGACGCTCGCCGCCGCACCCTCTTGTGGGCTCGGCGTGCCCGCAACCGTTTCCTGGAAAGGGAGGAGGCGAACGCTCAATTCGCCATTGTTCAGGGGGGATTGCATGAAGACCTGCGCCGCGAATCCCTGGAGGAACTGGTCGAGGTCGGATTCGACGGGTACGCCGTGGGAGGATTGAGCGTGGGTGAACCGCGAGAGGAATTCGAACGCATCGTGGCTTACACGACTCCCCTCCTGCCGCGGGATCGACCGCGTTACCTGATGGGTTCCGGGACTCCCGAAGAGATCCTGCATGCCGTGGAATCGGGTGTGGATATGTTTGACTGCGTGATGCCCACGCGCAATGCCCGCAACGGTTGCCTTTTCACCCGGCGCGGACGCCTGACCATCAAGAATGAACGTTTCCGCCACGATCCCCTGCCCCCGGACCCCGGGTGTTCCTGCTATACCTGCCGCAATTTCTCCAGGGCTTATCTACGTCATCTCTACCTTTCGCGGGAAATCAACTCCGCGGTACTGAATACCATTCATAACATCTGTTTCTACCTTGATTTATTGCGGGACATACGGTATTCTATTCGCTTGAACGGGTTTGCCGCGTTTAAAAACGCGTTTCTTTCCCAGTACCTGGAAGGAGAGTTGCTATGA
- the yajC gene encoding preprotein translocase subunit YajC, with translation MNLYAQGAGPAGQPSMISALIPFIIIFVIFYLLIIMPARKKQKKHQEMLGAIKGGERVVTAGGIFGTVTRVMDDRIEMEVDKNTRIQVAKASVSSIIQPGAEAK, from the coding sequence ATGAATTTGTATGCTCAAGGTGCCGGTCCTGCAGGGCAGCCCAGCATGATCAGCGCGCTGATTCCGTTTATCATTATCTTTGTAATTTTTTACCTGCTCATCATCATGCCCGCCCGCAAAAAACAGAAAAAGCATCAGGAAATGCTTGGGGCAATCAAGGGCGGTGAACGCGTGGTGACCGCCGGCGGTATATTCGGCACGGTTACCCGGGTGATGGATGACCGCATCGAAATGGAAGTCGACAAAAATACCCGGATCCAGGTTGCCAAGGCTTCCGTCTCTTCCATTATTCAACCTGGAGCCGAAGCCAAGTAG
- the secD gene encoding protein translocase subunit SecD: MDKKMGWKIILILGVVAFSVVMFLPLDKKINLGLDLKGGMHLILEVQTDEAIRIQTDQGVELLKDRLKEAGIEYESLRRDGVSTITGGGIPFERQRDVKDILDDDFRDWKYTYTGAGFTMTLKPNIEMRLRDQSVDQALQTIDNRVNEYGVAEPVIQKEGLSGDRLLIQLPGVDDPGRVKSLIQNTAMLEWKHVEAGPFESEDAAKAEYGGTIPEDLLVIKTNPRRMSKGFYVLRRASVVSGNDLKSARRSQDEYGAVAVGFSFNNDGARKFERYTAANVGKRLSIVLDDRIESVATIDDVISYGGILRGNFTAQEVDDLVLVLRSGALPAPLKYLQERTIGPSLGADSIRKGTTAALFGLFLVIVFMLVYYRGAGINSVVALVLNIIILLGILAYFRATLTLPGIAGIILTIGMAVDANVLVFERIKEELQAGKSPKASIDSGFKKAFVTIFDANVTTIIAAVFLFQFGTGPIKGFSVTLIIGILASMFTAVFVSRVIFDLVYGKRRKLKSISI, encoded by the coding sequence ATGGACAAAAAAATGGGCTGGAAGATTATATTGATCCTGGGTGTTGTGGCCTTTTCCGTGGTCATGTTTCTTCCCCTGGACAAAAAGATCAACCTGGGTCTCGACCTCAAGGGCGGGATGCACCTGATCCTGGAGGTCCAGACGGATGAAGCCATCCGCATTCAGACCGATCAGGGCGTGGAGTTGCTCAAGGATCGTTTAAAGGAAGCGGGGATCGAGTACGAATCGCTGCGCCGGGATGGAGTCAGCACCATTACCGGAGGCGGGATTCCCTTTGAGCGGCAGCGGGATGTCAAAGATATTTTGGACGATGATTTCCGCGACTGGAAATACACCTATACGGGCGCGGGTTTTACCATGACCCTCAAGCCGAACATCGAGATGCGTTTGCGCGACCAGTCGGTTGACCAGGCCCTGCAGACCATCGACAACCGCGTCAACGAATACGGTGTGGCCGAACCTGTGATCCAGAAGGAGGGCCTTTCCGGAGACCGTTTATTGATTCAACTCCCCGGCGTGGACGATCCTGGGCGGGTGAAGTCCTTGATTCAGAACACCGCCATGCTGGAGTGGAAACACGTCGAAGCCGGTCCGTTTGAGAGCGAGGACGCGGCCAAAGCGGAGTACGGCGGTACGATTCCGGAGGATCTGCTTGTTATTAAAACCAATCCCCGGCGCATGTCCAAGGGCTTCTACGTGTTGCGTCGCGCTTCGGTGGTGAGCGGGAACGACCTGAAGAGCGCACGCCGTTCCCAGGATGAATACGGTGCCGTGGCCGTGGGTTTCTCTTTCAACAATGACGGCGCGCGTAAGTTCGAACGCTACACGGCGGCCAACGTGGGCAAACGCCTGTCGATCGTTCTGGACGACCGCATCGAAAGCGTGGCCACCATCGACGACGTCATATCCTACGGCGGCATCCTCAGGGGCAATTTTACGGCCCAAGAGGTCGACGACCTGGTCCTGGTGTTGCGTTCCGGCGCGTTGCCGGCTCCCTTGAAATACCTGCAGGAAAGGACCATCGGGCCTTCCCTGGGTGCGGATTCCATTCGCAAGGGAACCACCGCGGCCCTGTTCGGCTTGTTTTTGGTAATCGTGTTCATGCTGGTTTACTATAGGGGCGCGGGCATCAACTCCGTGGTCGCCCTGGTGCTCAACATCATTATTCTGCTGGGGATTCTGGCCTATTTTCGCGCCACCTTGACTTTACCGGGTATCGCCGGCATCATTTTAACCATCGGTATGGCGGTGGATGCCAACGTGCTCGTGTTCGAGCGTATCAAAGAGGAATTGCAGGCGGGGAAATCCCCCAAGGCCTCCATTGATTCCGGATTCAAAAAGGCGTTTGTGACGATTTTTGACGCCAATGTCACCACCATCATTGCCGCGGTGTTTCTTTTCCAGTTCGGGACAGGACCCATCAAAGGGTTTTCCGTCACCCTCATCATCGGCATCTTGGCCAGTATGTTTACCGCGGTGTTTGTGTCCAGGGTGATTTTCGACTTGGTTTACGGCAAACGCCGCAAGTTGAAATCGATCAGCATCTGA
- the secF gene encoding protein translocase subunit SecF, with translation MGIFNKVPEFRFMSKRFIAFALSGLVIVAGIFAFFTKGFNLGIDFTGGTMIEVAFKAPTRVGELRDRLSRVGMGGATIQAVGSEGNKFFIKTLTVVEEEEMDKKLDALDQVANSIRRSLMSPDDLAALDSGRIDLNNAAEKALEDFFVSQGISGDDGKEAASALISVRKRSETGLITDMSELDALDLKQRVRTQLREKAFLGDFTFLSVESVGPQVGKDLRTKTILATVWVLLGMLIYIGFRFKFIYGLAAVITLLHDVLVCLGAIIFFQIEMSLPVVAALLTIVGYSLNDTIVVFDRVRDNVKSMRRQGAAEIIDASVNQTLSRTLVTSLTTLIAVLCLFFLGGEVIHTFSAVLIVGVVVGTYSSIFQSCAWLVNWERHFLGGKKKFANK, from the coding sequence ATGGGAATATTCAATAAAGTGCCGGAATTCCGGTTCATGAGCAAGCGTTTCATCGCTTTTGCGCTATCGGGCCTGGTGATTGTCGCGGGGATATTTGCTTTCTTTACCAAGGGGTTCAACCTGGGAATCGACTTTACCGGAGGCACCATGATTGAAGTGGCCTTCAAGGCGCCGACCCGGGTGGGGGAACTGCGGGATCGCCTCAGTCGTGTCGGCATGGGTGGCGCAACGATCCAGGCCGTGGGCAGTGAGGGCAACAAGTTCTTTATCAAAACCCTGACCGTGGTGGAAGAAGAGGAAATGGACAAGAAACTGGACGCCCTGGACCAGGTGGCCAACTCCATCCGCCGCTCTCTCATGAGTCCGGATGACCTGGCCGCCCTTGATTCCGGACGCATCGACCTGAACAATGCCGCGGAAAAGGCCCTGGAAGACTTTTTCGTTTCCCAGGGGATTTCCGGCGATGACGGCAAGGAGGCGGCATCCGCGTTGATATCCGTGCGCAAACGCTCGGAAACGGGCCTGATAACCGACATGTCGGAGTTGGATGCACTGGACCTGAAACAGCGGGTACGGACCCAGTTGCGCGAAAAGGCGTTCCTCGGGGATTTCACTTTCCTCAGCGTGGAAAGCGTTGGTCCCCAGGTGGGCAAGGACCTGCGCACCAAGACAATCCTGGCCACGGTCTGGGTGCTGCTCGGCATGCTGATCTACATCGGCTTCCGCTTCAAGTTCATCTACGGCCTGGCCGCGGTGATCACCTTGTTGCACGATGTGTTGGTGTGCCTGGGGGCCATCATCTTTTTCCAGATCGAGATGTCTCTGCCGGTGGTCGCGGCTTTGCTCACCATCGTGGGGTACTCGTTGAACGACACCATTGTTGTTTTTGACCGCGTCCGGGACAACGTGAAATCGATGCGCCGGCAGGGTGCAGCTGAAATTATCGATGCGAGTGTCAACCAGACCCTGAGCCGTACCTTGGTAACATCCCTGACCACATTAATCGCTGTTCTCTGCCTGTTTTTCCTGGGCGGCGAAGTGATTCACACCTTTTCAGCGGTATTGATCGTGGGTGTGGTGGTGGGTACTTATTCCTCCATATTCCAGTCATGT